One genomic region from Cyanobium usitatum str. Tous encodes:
- a CDS encoding ligase-associated DNA damage response exonuclease, whose amino-acid sequence MPLPTGSLLEHTPQGLYCPAAAAWIDPVGPVPRALITHAHADHARPGCGEYWAVGASEAILRQRLGATINLIPVDYGAPHRIGEARVSFHSAGHVLGSAQIRLEAGGESWLVSGDYKRCADPSCAPFEPVQADVFITEATFGLPIYRWQSGAEVAGEILSWWQAAPERTSILFAYAFGKAQRLLAELAAIGVKDEILLHGAVEALMPAYREAGVRLPPTLPVSAIAKGESLAGRLVIAPPSAHRSLWMKRFKLPQTAFVSGWMAVRGARRRRGYERGFVISDHADWPGLIQSVKQSGARQVYVTHGNSDGLARYLSEVEGISAEPLGA is encoded by the coding sequence ATGCCCCTCCCCACCGGCAGCCTGCTGGAGCACACCCCCCAGGGGCTCTACTGCCCGGCGGCGGCAGCCTGGATCGATCCTGTGGGGCCGGTGCCCCGGGCCCTGATCACCCACGCCCACGCCGACCACGCCCGGCCCGGCTGCGGCGAATATTGGGCGGTGGGCGCCAGCGAAGCGATCCTGCGGCAGCGCCTGGGGGCCACGATCAACCTGATCCCGGTCGACTACGGCGCCCCCCATCGAATTGGTGAGGCCCGGGTGTCGTTTCACAGCGCCGGGCATGTGCTGGGCAGCGCCCAAATCCGGCTGGAGGCGGGCGGTGAGAGCTGGCTTGTGAGCGGCGACTACAAGCGCTGCGCCGACCCGAGTTGCGCTCCGTTCGAGCCGGTGCAGGCAGACGTATTTATTACTGAGGCCACCTTCGGCCTGCCGATCTATCGCTGGCAGAGCGGCGCCGAGGTGGCCGGCGAGATCCTGAGCTGGTGGCAGGCGGCGCCGGAGCGGACCTCGATCCTGTTTGCCTATGCCTTCGGTAAGGCCCAGCGGCTGCTGGCCGAACTCGCAGCCATCGGTGTCAAAGACGAGATCCTGTTGCACGGTGCCGTGGAAGCGCTGATGCCGGCCTACCGGGAGGCGGGGGTGCGGCTGCCGCCCACCCTGCCGGTGAGCGCAATTGCCAAGGGGGAATCGCTGGCGGGCCGCCTCGTGATCGCGCCGCCCTCAGCCCACCGCTCGCTGTGGATGAAGCGCTTCAAGCTGCCGCAAACGGCCTTTGTGAGCGGCTGGATGGCCGTGCGCGGCGCTCGTCGCCGCCGCGGCTATGAGCGCGGCTTCGTAATCTCAGACCACGCCGACTGGCCTGGCCTGATCCAGAGCGTCAAGCAGAGCGGCGCCCGGCAGGTGTACGTGACCCACGGCAACAGCGACGGCCTGGCCCGCTACCTGAGCGAGGTGGAAGGGATCAGCGCCGAACCGCTAGGGGCCTGA
- a CDS encoding oxidoreductase has translation MNWTTDSIPDQAGRLALITGANSGLGLETARALVAKGATVVLGCRSLARAELAKQELLAAAASGGGAVELLELDLASLACVRRAAAELADRYGRLDLLVNNAGLMALPRQLTPDGFEMQLGVNHLGHFALTLALLPLLSDRPDARVVSVTSGAQYFGRIAFDDLQGERRYDRWAAYGQSKLANVMFALELQQRLRDQGQAVLSLAAHPGFARTNLQLASVAANGSWFEPLAYRLMGPMLQSAAMGALPQLFAATAPEATPGGHYGPNEFGGMRGWPTEVRIAPAALDVDQRQRLWRRSEELTALRLA, from the coding sequence ATGAACTGGACTACCGACTCCATTCCCGATCAGGCCGGACGCTTGGCCTTGATCACCGGCGCCAATAGCGGCCTGGGCCTGGAAACGGCTCGGGCGCTAGTGGCTAAGGGCGCCACCGTGGTGCTCGGTTGCCGCAGCCTGGCCCGGGCAGAGCTGGCCAAGCAGGAATTGTTGGCAGCGGCCGCTAGCGGGGGTGGTGCCGTTGAGCTGTTGGAGCTTGATCTGGCCAGCTTGGCCTGCGTGCGCCGGGCCGCTGCGGAATTGGCCGATCGCTACGGCAGGCTGGATCTGCTGGTTAACAACGCCGGCCTGATGGCCCTGCCGCGGCAACTTACCCCCGACGGCTTCGAGATGCAGCTGGGAGTGAACCACCTGGGCCATTTCGCCCTCACCCTGGCCCTGCTGCCGCTGCTATCAGACCGCCCCGATGCGCGGGTGGTGAGCGTGACCTCAGGGGCCCAGTATTTCGGCCGGATTGCTTTCGACGATCTGCAGGGCGAGCGCCGCTACGACCGCTGGGCTGCCTATGGCCAGAGCAAGCTCGCCAATGTGATGTTTGCCCTAGAGCTGCAGCAGCGGCTGCGGGATCAGGGCCAGGCGGTGTTGTCGCTGGCGGCCCATCCGGGCTTTGCCCGCACCAATCTTCAGCTGGCCTCTGTTGCTGCCAATGGCTCGTGGTTTGAACCCCTGGCCTACCGGCTGATGGGCCCGATGTTGCAGAGCGCGGCCATGGGAGCGCTGCCCCAGTTGTTTGCCGCCACCGCACCAGAAGCCACCCCAGGGGGTCACTACGGACCAAACGAGTTTGGTGGCATGAGGGGCTGGCCCACCGAGGTGCGCATTGCCCCCGCTGCCCTCGATGTCGATCAGCGCCAGCGGCTCTGGCGGCGCAGCGAGGAGCTCACTGCTTTAAGGCTTGCGTAG
- a CDS encoding glutathione S-transferase family protein — translation MTLKLYGGARSRASMPRWYLEEKGIAYDWIQLDMEAGEHKGESFGVINPFAKVPALVDETLRAPGGQPLQLFESGAILLHLADHHANEFTGTAAEVAAQRGLANQWILFANATLAVALFVPANREREFPQLLGVLDGLLAGGRSLLAGPWGDPAWSVADCAVNAYLAYLPIFFPQIDLTPYPNVQATIAATQARPAYQRGMGRA, via the coding sequence ATGACCCTGAAGCTCTACGGCGGCGCCCGCAGCCGCGCTTCCATGCCCCGCTGGTATCTGGAGGAGAAGGGGATTGCCTACGACTGGATTCAGCTCGACATGGAGGCAGGCGAACACAAGGGGGAGAGCTTTGGTGTCATCAACCCCTTCGCCAAGGTGCCAGCCCTGGTGGATGAAACCTTGCGCGCACCAGGCGGCCAACCGCTGCAGCTGTTTGAAAGCGGAGCCATCCTCCTGCACCTAGCCGATCACCACGCCAACGAATTCACTGGCACGGCAGCTGAGGTGGCGGCCCAGCGAGGCCTGGCAAACCAGTGGATCCTGTTTGCCAATGCCACCCTGGCAGTGGCGCTGTTTGTGCCTGCCAACCGGGAGAGGGAATTCCCCCAGTTGCTGGGGGTGCTTGATGGGCTGCTGGCAGGCGGCCGTTCGCTGCTGGCAGGGCCTTGGGGCGATCCGGCCTGGAGCGTTGCCGACTGCGCCGTAAATGCCTACCTGGCCTATCTGCCGATCTTCTTTCCCCAGATCGATCTAACCCCCTACCCCAACGTGCAGGCCACGATCGCCGCCACCCAGGCCCGACCGGCCTACCAACGCGGCATGGGCAGGGCTTGA
- a CDS encoding ligase-associated DNA damage response DEXH box helicase encodes MSRKPRSQAKTCDLLAPIEAWFELQGWTPLPFQRQCWQAYLAGESGLIQVPTGSGKTYAAVMAPIAELLAEPRPGLRLLYLTPLRALSRDLALAIQQPVAAMGWPLRVGIRNGDTSSYERGKQLRSPPEILITTPESLSLLLANPKALALFAGLQAVVLDEWHELMGSKRGSQTELCLSWLRSQRPGLRTWAISATIGNLDEAARSAVGTGSEPRLITAAIARATEIRSLLPESIDGFPWAGHLGLRRYEDLVAALEPGVSTLLFTNTRNQAERWHQCLRYACPEMEHALALHHSAIDRAEREAIEAGVKAGSLRWVVCTSSLDLGVDFQPVERVVQIGSAKNVARLLQRAGRSAHLPGGTSQVLFMPTHALELLELSALRRGLAAGLVEERRQPNAPIDVLLQHLTSLACGPGFEPAQALAAVRSAWSYRQLSDSDWQWCLRFLEHGGDCLSAYPRYRKLEREGELFLVKEKAIARMHRLHIGTITADRAVTVRFVRGAVLGHVEEAFIGRLKAGDVFFFAGRQLEFVRLREMTAQVKASSKKSNTVPAWAGGQMALSDLLSRHLRAEVDRCARALAGEAKLDSPELVALEPLLQRQVQLSRLPRQHELLVEVCNSREGSHLYVYPFEGRFVHEGLGFLWAWRLARHQASTITVSVNDYGFELLAPKNYPFEELFELHAEELLDDSDLKDDLEQAINLSELCRRRFRAIAQISGLVLNGYPGQSKSGGQLQISAALLYDVFSRHEPANRLLAQARSEVLSEQLDLPRITGALQRLQQCRLQLERTARPGPLAFPLLAERLSNRMSNESLLQRLERVRQDAERAEEGGPRV; translated from the coding sequence ATGAGCCGCAAGCCCCGGAGCCAAGCAAAGACCTGCGATCTCCTGGCCCCGATCGAAGCCTGGTTTGAGCTTCAGGGCTGGACGCCCCTGCCGTTCCAACGCCAGTGCTGGCAGGCCTACCTGGCCGGCGAGAGCGGCCTGATCCAGGTGCCCACCGGCTCGGGCAAGACCTATGCCGCCGTGATGGCTCCGATTGCCGAGCTCCTGGCCGAGCCCAGACCCGGCCTGCGCCTGCTCTATCTCACCCCCCTGCGGGCCCTGAGCCGCGATCTGGCCCTGGCGATCCAGCAGCCGGTCGCGGCGATGGGCTGGCCGCTGCGGGTGGGTATCCGCAATGGCGACACCTCCAGCTACGAGCGCGGCAAGCAGCTGCGCAGCCCACCCGAAATCCTGATCACCACGCCGGAATCGCTCAGCCTGCTGCTGGCCAACCCCAAGGCCCTTGCCCTGTTTGCCGGCCTGCAGGCGGTGGTGCTCGATGAGTGGCACGAGTTGATGGGCAGCAAGCGGGGCAGCCAAACCGAGCTCTGCCTGAGCTGGCTGCGCAGCCAGCGGCCCGGCCTGCGCACCTGGGCGATCAGCGCCACGATCGGCAATCTCGATGAGGCGGCCCGCAGCGCCGTCGGTACCGGCAGCGAACCCCGCCTGATCACAGCAGCGATTGCCAGGGCCACGGAGATCCGTAGCCTGCTGCCCGAGTCGATCGATGGCTTTCCCTGGGCCGGCCACCTGGGTTTGCGCCGCTATGAGGATCTGGTGGCGGCCCTGGAGCCCGGCGTCTCCACCCTGCTGTTCACCAACACTCGCAACCAGGCAGAGCGTTGGCACCAATGCCTCCGCTACGCCTGCCCGGAAATGGAACACGCGTTAGCGCTCCACCACAGCGCCATCGACCGGGCTGAGCGCGAAGCGATCGAAGCCGGGGTTAAAGCAGGCTCTCTGCGTTGGGTGGTGTGCACCAGCTCCCTTGATCTGGGCGTGGATTTCCAGCCGGTGGAGCGGGTAGTGCAGATCGGCTCTGCCAAAAATGTGGCCCGGCTGCTGCAGCGAGCTGGCCGCAGCGCCCACCTCCCCGGCGGCACCTCCCAGGTGCTGTTCATGCCCACCCATGCCCTGGAATTGCTTGAGCTCAGCGCCCTGCGGCGCGGCCTGGCCGCGGGTTTGGTGGAGGAAAGGCGCCAGCCAAACGCCCCGATCGACGTGCTGCTCCAGCACCTCACCAGCCTGGCCTGCGGCCCGGGCTTCGAACCGGCCCAGGCCCTGGCGGCGGTGCGCAGCGCCTGGAGCTACCGCCAGCTCAGCGATAGCGACTGGCAGTGGTGTCTGCGCTTCCTTGAGCACGGCGGCGACTGCCTTAGCGCCTATCCGCGCTACCGCAAGCTCGAGCGCGAAGGCGAGCTCTTTCTGGTGAAGGAAAAGGCGATCGCCCGGATGCATCGCCTGCACATCGGCACCATCACCGCCGACCGGGCCGTAACCGTGCGCTTTGTGCGCGGTGCCGTGCTCGGCCATGTGGAAGAGGCCTTCATCGGCCGGCTCAAGGCCGGCGATGTGTTTTTCTTCGCGGGCCGGCAGCTGGAGTTTGTGCGGCTGCGGGAGATGACGGCCCAGGTGAAGGCCAGCTCCAAAAAAAGCAACACCGTGCCCGCCTGGGCAGGCGGCCAGATGGCCCTCTCCGACCTGCTCAGCCGCCACCTGCGCGCCGAGGTGGATCGTTGCGCCCGCGCCCTAGCCGGGGAAGCCAAGCTCGATAGCCCCGAACTTGTGGCCCTCGAGCCCCTGCTGCAGCGCCAGGTGCAGCTCTCCCGGCTACCAAGGCAGCACGAATTGCTGGTGGAGGTGTGCAACAGCCGCGAGGGCAGCCACCTCTATGTCTATCCATTTGAAGGGCGCTTTGTGCATGAGGGCCTGGGCTTTCTCTGGGCCTGGCGCCTGGCCCGCCACCAAGCCAGCACGATCACGGTGTCGGTAAACGACTACGGCTTTGAACTGCTGGCGCCGAAAAACTATCCATTTGAAGAGCTGTTTGAGCTACATGCCGAAGAACTGCTCGATGACAGCGATCTCAAGGACGACCTGGAGCAGGCAATCAACCTCTCAGAGCTATGCCGGAGGCGTTTTCGCGCCATTGCCCAGATCAGTGGCTTGGTGCTGAACGGCTACCCCGGCCAGTCCAAATCAGGCGGTCAACTGCAGATCAGTGCCGCCCTGCTCTACGACGTATTCAGCCGCCACGAACCCGCCAACCGCCTATTAGCCCAGGCCAGATCCGAAGTGCTCAGCGAACAGCTTGATCTGCCCCGGATCACCGGGGCCTTGCAGCGGCTGCAGCAATGCAGGTTGCAGCTGGAGCGCACCGCCCGGCCAGGCCCCCTGGCCTTCCCCTTGCTAGCCGAGCGCCTAAGCAACCGGATGAGTAATGAGTCGCTACTTCAGCGTCTGGAACGGGTGCGCCAGGATGCAGAGCGGGCCGAAGAAGGTGGGCCTAGGGTGTAG
- the pdeM gene encoding ligase-associated DNA damage response endonuclease PdeM, which produces MNSARGAAAASVGFDWRGQPLQLLGAKAAWDPQRRALLVADLHLGKAESFQAHGIPLPSDGDGETLNGLLELAHQLVPQQVVVLGDLIHSRFGLTGELRAKLAALPELLGCQLRLIGGNHEQGSWIEGLPQEPSQALGPWWLSHIPEPRAGLLNLCGHLHPVAVVGRGADRLRLPCFSYCQTSERLALPAYGRLTGGHPCSPGERVWLVAEGAIVAWPQGSRQLARP; this is translated from the coding sequence TTGAACTCGGCACGAGGCGCTGCTGCAGCAAGCGTCGGCTTTGACTGGCGGGGCCAGCCGCTGCAGCTGCTTGGCGCCAAGGCGGCGTGGGACCCCCAGCGCCGGGCCTTATTAGTGGCGGATTTGCATCTAGGCAAAGCGGAAAGCTTCCAAGCCCACGGCATTCCCCTGCCCAGCGATGGCGACGGCGAGACCCTCAATGGGCTGCTGGAGTTGGCCCATCAGCTGGTGCCCCAGCAGGTGGTGGTGCTGGGAGACCTGATCCACAGCCGCTTTGGACTCACCGGCGAACTCCGGGCCAAGCTGGCGGCTCTACCGGAGCTGCTGGGCTGCCAGCTGCGCCTGATCGGCGGCAACCATGAGCAGGGCAGCTGGATCGAGGGGCTGCCGCAGGAGCCATCCCAAGCCCTAGGCCCCTGGTGGCTGAGCCACATTCCAGAGCCCCGGGCGGGCCTGCTCAACCTCTGCGGCCACCTGCATCCAGTGGCGGTGGTGGGCCGGGGTGCCGATCGGCTGCGGTTGCCTTGCTTCAGCTACTGCCAAACCAGTGAGCGCCTAGCCCTGCCCGCCTACGGCCGCTTGACCGGAGGCCATCCCTGCTCCCCAGGGGAAAGGGTCTGGCTGGTGGCAGAGGGGGCCATCGTTGCTTGGCCTCAGGGCTCAAGGCAGCTGGCCAGGCCCTAA
- a CDS encoding CHASE domain-containing protein — MPVGPRILIQRLRRRLGTRDAVIMMPWLVLALGLITTAGVSEQTRRFGSQEHQRIESTLLDNLIDTLRSKLEIDITMLAAVVGLFNASTEVKRDEFRNFYETLALNTGQLDGVQGVGFSSWIPGAQLPAFEQRLRQEGFPKFVVRPPGPRANYSAIEFLEPFDWRNQRAFGYDMYAEPVRRQAMQRAAQTGNASLSGKVRLLQETEEDLQRGVLIYVPIYTDKGQQPGASQRILRGWAYSPLRMNDVVNSAISAINNIDLVGTGVLVFDGTKPNAKDLLFDNLNLLNRNELRHPTYEKLNIGGRTWLVGVQLAPRLVGPNGISSAYWINLLMGISASTVSALITRMLVANHLATKQALLISEAAAQERALASTVFDESGQGIIVSNPEGRILMANNAFTQLTGYRNSEIKGQRASLLKSGRHDNAYYAEMWNELTNKGFWEGDIWNRLRSGEIRNHHLNISTVRDDDLQPRYYVGMLQDVTKRRKREEAVLYAANHDILTGLANRSMLMEQLESHLALAKRHGHAVGLLYLDLDGFKPVNDRFGHGIGDRVLQIVADRFRNVIRQGDLLCRQGGDEFVVLVPQAGGTEQLEAMAWKLVEASRAAFLELDKVIEISASVGVARFPEHGNTCEQLLAAADNAMYTAKRAKSNPVQVSRVLASSNG; from the coding sequence ATGCCGGTAGGGCCCCGGATCCTGATACAGCGGCTCCGCAGGCGCCTAGGCACCAGGGATGCCGTAATAATGATGCCCTGGCTGGTACTAGCGCTAGGGCTAATTACAACTGCCGGCGTCAGCGAGCAGACCCGACGATTTGGTAGCCAAGAACATCAGCGCATCGAAAGCACATTGCTCGACAACCTGATAGATACCTTGCGCAGCAAGCTGGAAATTGACATCACAATGCTGGCCGCAGTGGTGGGTTTGTTTAATGCATCCACTGAGGTAAAACGTGATGAATTCAGAAACTTTTACGAAACCCTCGCCCTCAACACCGGCCAGCTAGATGGAGTTCAGGGGGTGGGATTCAGCAGCTGGATACCAGGCGCCCAGCTACCAGCCTTTGAACAGCGCCTACGCCAGGAAGGATTCCCAAAATTCGTTGTGCGCCCTCCCGGTCCGCGAGCCAATTACAGCGCCATCGAATTCCTTGAGCCCTTCGACTGGCGCAATCAACGGGCCTTTGGCTACGACATGTATGCCGAGCCCGTGCGCCGCCAGGCGATGCAACGGGCTGCCCAAACCGGCAATGCCAGCCTGAGCGGCAAGGTGCGCCTCCTGCAGGAAACCGAGGAGGATCTGCAGCGGGGAGTTCTTATTTATGTGCCGATCTACACCGATAAGGGCCAGCAACCGGGGGCTAGTCAACGCATTTTAAGAGGGTGGGCTTATTCACCACTGCGCATGAACGATGTAGTCAATAGTGCCATCAGTGCAATTAATAATATCGATCTGGTGGGCACTGGAGTGCTCGTATTCGATGGCACCAAACCAAACGCCAAAGATTTGCTTTTTGACAATCTCAACCTGCTGAACCGAAATGAGCTGCGTCATCCCACCTACGAAAAGCTGAATATTGGTGGCCGCACCTGGCTTGTAGGGGTGCAACTGGCCCCCAGGCTGGTGGGACCCAACGGAATCAGCAGCGCCTACTGGATCAATTTGTTGATGGGGATAAGCGCCAGCACGGTGTCAGCACTGATCACTCGCATGCTGGTGGCAAATCACCTCGCTACCAAGCAAGCCCTCTTGATCAGCGAGGCCGCAGCCCAGGAGCGGGCCCTAGCCAGCACCGTGTTCGACGAGAGCGGTCAGGGGATCATCGTGAGCAACCCGGAAGGCCGAATCTTGATGGCCAACAACGCCTTCACCCAACTCACCGGCTACCGAAACTCAGAAATCAAGGGGCAACGCGCCAGCCTGCTCAAATCCGGGCGTCACGACAATGCGTACTACGCGGAAATGTGGAATGAACTAACCAACAAGGGCTTCTGGGAAGGCGACATCTGGAATCGGTTGCGTAGCGGCGAGATCCGCAATCACCACCTAAACATTTCAACCGTGCGCGATGACGACCTCCAGCCCCGCTACTACGTGGGAATGCTTCAGGACGTAACCAAACGCCGTAAAAGAGAAGAAGCGGTGCTGTACGCGGCAAACCACGACATCCTGACGGGCCTGGCCAATCGCTCCATGCTGATGGAGCAGCTTGAGTCCCATCTAGCCCTGGCAAAACGCCACGGCCATGCCGTCGGCTTGCTTTACCTCGATCTCGACGGCTTCAAGCCCGTTAATGACCGTTTTGGTCACGGCATCGGCGATCGGGTACTGCAGATAGTTGCCGATCGCTTCCGCAACGTGATCCGCCAAGGCGACTTGCTCTGCCGCCAAGGGGGTGATGAATTCGTGGTGTTGGTGCCTCAAGCAGGTGGCACCGAGCAACTTGAGGCCATGGCCTGGAAACTGGTGGAAGCCAGCCGGGCTGCCTTCCTCGAGCTCGACAAGGTCATTGAGATTTCCGCCAGCGTCGGTGTCGCCCGCTTTCCGGAGCATGGCAACACCTGCGAACAGCTGCTAGCAGCAGCTGATAACGCTATGTACACCGCTAAGCGGGCCAAATCCAATCCGGTGCAGGTGAGCCGGGTCTTAGCCTCTAGCAACGGCTAG
- a CDS encoding ATP-dependent DNA ligase yields MRRFADLYRALDASSGTQARVDALVAYFSGVDAADGAWALHVLLGKQGKRLITGRRLRQICLEGSPLPEWLFDDCYAQVGDSAETIALLWAQVGAGASEPLHHSLHTWMEQLLPAAAALDGAEQAEAVRHLWRGLSPAELLVANKLLTGGLRVGVAQGLVVRALARLSGLEEAQLQHRLMGGFKPSAAALTALLAPADVAEAVPSRPYPFYLASPLEQQPAGPASEWLVEWKFDGIRGQLIRRANEVFLWSRGEELIGAAFPELLAAAGCLANGTVLDGEILVWHAGSDQPAPFAQLQRRLGRKAPGRKLLAECPAAFVAYDLLELGGDDQRQRPLSQRRSALEDLLQELPETTPTPAAGLLRLSPRLALTAWEQLEPLRQQAASAAAEGLMLKGLASPYLAGRKRGQWWKHKRDPYTLDAVLLYAQAGSGRRANLFTDYTFGLWDRQPGAEGELVSFAKAYSGLNDGEITALDRWIRSHTTERFGPVRAVQPLQVFELAFEGLQRSSRHKSGIAVRFPRIARWRQDKPAHEADSLATALALLAAPP; encoded by the coding sequence ATGCGTCGCTTCGCCGATCTCTACAGAGCCCTTGACGCCAGCAGCGGCACCCAGGCCCGGGTGGATGCCCTCGTCGCCTACTTCAGTGGTGTTGATGCAGCCGATGGCGCCTGGGCCCTGCACGTGCTGCTCGGCAAGCAGGGCAAGCGCCTAATCACCGGACGGCGGCTGCGCCAAATCTGCCTGGAGGGCTCCCCCCTGCCGGAGTGGTTGTTCGACGACTGCTACGCCCAGGTGGGCGATTCGGCCGAAACCATCGCCCTGCTTTGGGCCCAGGTGGGAGCTGGGGCGAGCGAACCCCTGCACCACTCCCTACACACCTGGATGGAGCAGCTGCTGCCCGCCGCCGCCGCCCTTGATGGCGCCGAGCAGGCCGAGGCGGTGCGCCACCTCTGGCGGGGCCTGAGCCCGGCCGAACTCCTGGTAGCCAACAAATTGCTCACCGGCGGCCTGCGGGTGGGCGTGGCCCAGGGGCTGGTGGTGCGTGCCCTGGCACGCCTCAGCGGGCTGGAGGAAGCGCAGCTGCAGCACCGGCTGATGGGCGGCTTCAAGCCCAGTGCTGCCGCCCTCACCGCCCTGCTGGCCCCAGCCGATGTAGCCGAAGCTGTGCCCAGCCGCCCCTACCCCTTTTACCTGGCATCGCCTTTAGAGCAGCAGCCGGCCGGCCCCGCCAGCGAATGGCTGGTGGAGTGGAAGTTCGACGGCATCCGCGGCCAGCTGATCCGCCGCGCCAACGAGGTTTTTTTGTGGAGCCGCGGCGAAGAATTAATAGGTGCTGCCTTCCCCGAATTGCTCGCAGCGGCAGGCTGCCTGGCCAACGGCACCGTGCTCGACGGCGAGATCCTGGTTTGGCACGCCGGCTCCGACCAGCCGGCACCCTTCGCCCAGCTGCAGCGCCGCCTGGGCCGCAAGGCACCAGGCCGCAAGCTGTTGGCTGAGTGTCCGGCAGCCTTCGTGGCCTACGACCTGCTGGAGCTGGGGGGCGACGACCAGCGCCAGCGGCCCCTGAGCCAGCGCCGTTCAGCCCTGGAAGACCTGCTCCAAGAGCTGCCTGAAACGACACCCACCCCGGCAGCCGGGCTCCTGCGCCTATCCCCCCGCCTAGCCCTAACGGCCTGGGAGCAGCTGGAGCCGCTGCGCCAGCAGGCCGCAAGCGCAGCCGCCGAAGGGCTGATGCTCAAGGGCCTCGCCTCGCCCTACCTGGCCGGCCGCAAACGGGGCCAGTGGTGGAAGCACAAGCGCGACCCATACACCCTCGATGCGGTGCTGCTCTACGCCCAGGCCGGCAGTGGCCGCCGCGCCAACCTATTCACCGATTACACCTTTGGGCTCTGGGATCGCCAACCCGGGGCCGAGGGCGAGTTGGTGAGTTTCGCCAAGGCCTACTCCGGCCTCAACGATGGCGAGATCACGGCGCTGGATCGCTGGATCCGCAGCCACACCACTGAACGCTTCGGGCCGGTGCGGGCCGTGCAGCCCCTGCAGGTTTTTGAGCTGGCCTTTGAGGGGCTGCAGCGCTCCAGCCGCCATAAAAGCGGCATCGCAGTGCGCTTCCCCCGCATCGCCCGCTGGCGCCAAGACAAACCCGCCCACGAGGCCGACAGCCTGGCCACGGCTCTAGCCCTGCTGGCAGCCCCGCCATGA
- a CDS encoding CBS domain-containing protein yields the protein MSAPVLSVTADSPLQEAVKLMSEHHISGLPVVDGSGALVGELSEQDLMVRESGFQPGPYVMLLDAVIYLRNPLNWDKEVHQVLGSTVGEVMGKHPHSCSAELPLPAAAGLLHERSTQRLFVLDQAGRPVGVLTRGDVVRALAAG from the coding sequence ATGTCTGCGCCGGTGTTGAGCGTCACGGCAGACAGCCCCCTGCAGGAGGCCGTGAAGCTGATGAGCGAGCACCACATCAGCGGTTTGCCGGTGGTGGATGGCAGTGGCGCCCTAGTGGGCGAGCTCAGCGAGCAAGACCTGATGGTGCGCGAGAGCGGCTTCCAGCCCGGCCCCTACGTGATGCTGCTCGATGCGGTGATTTACCTGCGCAATCCACTCAACTGGGACAAGGAGGTGCACCAGGTGCTCGGCAGCACCGTGGGCGAGGTGATGGGCAAGCATCCCCATAGCTGCAGCGCCGAGCTGCCCCTGCCGGCAGCCGCGGGCCTGCTGCATGAGCGCAGCACCCAACGGTTGTTTGTGCTCGATCAGGCCGGCCGGCCCGTTGGCGTATTGACCCGCGGCGATGTGGTGCGGGCCCTGGCGGCAGGCTGA
- a CDS encoding CDP-alcohol phosphatidyltransferase family protein, with amino-acid sequence MATQRIRQLADGLTLARAVLGLPLIVALAGGQPALAWWLLLMGGLSDWADGALARRAGGGSVWGARLDPLTDKILISAPLLWLGAEGILPLWAIWLLLARELLISGWRAAEASGGPASLAGKLKTILQFASLLLLLWPNGWGFGLAAALQSAGWWLFWPSLLLALSSAWGYLRKP; translated from the coding sequence ATGGCGACGCAACGGATACGCCAACTGGCCGACGGCCTCACCTTGGCCCGGGCCGTGCTGGGACTACCGCTGATCGTTGCCCTGGCGGGGGGCCAACCAGCCCTGGCCTGGTGGTTGCTGTTAATGGGCGGCCTGAGCGACTGGGCCGATGGCGCCCTGGCACGCCGGGCCGGCGGCGGCTCGGTGTGGGGCGCCCGCCTCGATCCCCTCACCGACAAAATCCTGATCAGCGCGCCGCTGCTGTGGCTTGGAGCAGAGGGGATCCTGCCCCTGTGGGCGATCTGGCTGCTGCTGGCCCGGGAACTACTTATTTCTGGCTGGCGCGCCGCTGAAGCCAGCGGCGGCCCGGCCTCCTTGGCCGGCAAGCTCAAAACGATCCTGCAATTCGCCAGTCTGCTGCTGCTGCTCTGGCCCAACGGCTGGGGTTTCGGACTGGCGGCGGCATTGCAGAGCGCGGGATGGTGGCTGTTCTGGCCCTCGCTACTGCTGGCGCTGAGCTCCGCCTGGGGCTACCTACGCAAGCCTTAA